The following are from one region of the Phormidium sp. PBR-2020 genome:
- a CDS encoding FHA domain-containing protein: protein MTDLYPYLLVQSPKGDSDKFVLQDTNYTIGRLPENDIPLPEDPKSRITRVKHCLLERKEGQWCITDDSRNGIVVHYPNATPEPVNYRTVALDPGSIVDIHGWTLQFHDPHPTVGPTRGPNSIKVTPEFIYKVSQATLFYQEGRVRSPIKPRPKVNQMLGYMAQRNLDHGEPVLCSYDELLEALWDKNDSKTPMPEDLRILAREIRLLLEQNGSETPKTQLETKKGQGYILRISCEP from the coding sequence ATGACCGACCTCTACCCCTATCTCTTAGTTCAATCTCCCAAGGGAGACTCAGACAAGTTTGTATTACAGGATACTAATTATACGATTGGGCGACTTCCAGAAAACGACATCCCTTTACCCGAAGACCCCAAATCCCGCATTACCCGAGTCAAACATTGTCTATTAGAACGAAAAGAGGGTCAATGGTGCATCACAGACGATAGCCGCAATGGGATTGTGGTTCATTATCCCAATGCTACCCCAGAACCCGTGAACTACCGTACCGTTGCCCTAGATCCGGGTTCGATCGTAGACATTCACGGCTGGACACTACAATTTCACGATCCCCATCCCACCGTCGGCCCCACCCGAGGGCCCAATAGCATCAAAGTGACCCCAGAGTTTATCTATAAAGTCTCCCAGGCGACCCTATTTTATCAAGAAGGGAGGGTGCGATCGCCCATCAAACCCCGTCCCAAAGTCAACCAAATGCTCGGTTACATGGCCCAACGCAACCTCGACCATGGGGAACCCGTACTCTGTTCCTATGACGAGTTACTGGAGGCTCTTTGGGACAAAAATGATAGTAAAACGCCAATGCCTGAAGATTTAAGGATATTAGCCCGTGAAATTCGCCTTTTACTAGAGCAAAATGGCTCAGAAACCCCCAAAACCCAGTTAGAAACCAAAAAAGGACAGGGCTATATCCTCAGAATTAGCTGTGAACCCTAA
- a CDS encoding DNA adenine methylase yields MPTLTSIRTPLRYPGGKSKALRQIFAKFPTAFDAYREPFVGGGSVFIELKKQQPNLPIWINDLNPDVYCFWKCAQSHLSEFSQEVRQIKETRQDGRELFQELATVDVSQLSELERAIRFFVLNRITFSGTIEAGGYSQKSFEQRFTDSSIDRLSALGPVLEGVNITNLDFSELLQAEKGSEGDRTFIFLDPPYLSATKSKLYGKRGHYHSQFDHNRFAQVLATCPHDWLITYDDSPQVRENFRFANLDEWTLQYGMNNYKQGKANKGAELFIANYSLNAPSESLDHPPEQLTLKL; encoded by the coding sequence ATGCCAACCCTCACATCAATTCGCACGCCTCTACGCTATCCTGGCGGTAAATCCAAAGCACTCCGCCAGATTTTTGCAAAATTTCCCACTGCCTTTGATGCCTATCGAGAACCCTTTGTTGGGGGTGGATCAGTCTTTATTGAACTCAAGAAGCAGCAGCCCAATTTACCCATTTGGATTAACGATCTCAATCCGGATGTCTATTGCTTCTGGAAATGTGCTCAATCCCATCTTTCTGAGTTTAGCCAAGAGGTACGGCAAATTAAAGAAACCCGTCAGGATGGACGGGAGTTATTTCAAGAACTGGCAACAGTTGACGTGAGTCAACTATCTGAATTAGAACGGGCCATTCGTTTTTTTGTCCTCAATCGCATCACCTTCTCAGGAACCATTGAAGCGGGAGGCTATTCGCAAAAGTCCTTTGAGCAGCGATTTACAGACTCTTCAATTGACCGTTTAAGTGCGTTGGGCCCCGTATTAGAGGGGGTTAACATCACCAACCTAGATTTTAGTGAGTTGTTGCAAGCCGAAAAAGGGTCTGAGGGCGATCGCACCTTCATTTTTCTCGACCCCCCCTACCTCAGTGCCACCAAATCGAAACTCTATGGCAAACGGGGTCATTACCATAGCCAGTTTGACCATAACCGCTTTGCTCAGGTCTTAGCCACCTGTCCTCATGACTGGCTGATTACCTATGATGACTCTCCTCAAGTTCGGGAGAATTTCCGGTTTGCCAACCTTGATGAATGGACTTTACAATATGGAATGAATAACTATAAACAAGGAAAAGCCAACAAAGGCGCTGAATTGTTTATTGCTAACTATTCCCTAAACGCACCATCAGAGTCGTTAGACCACCCCCCCGAACAACTGACACTCAAACTTTAG
- a CDS encoding M23 family metallopeptidase yields MLPRRFLLFTLSLLTSILVITACQTTSPPQASRQPDLAPHEVVRPPDADWVQFIPPIDCTLGEDCFTLLYVDRDPSDNAQDFACGRQTYDGHNGTDFAIPDKVAMREGVAVIASADGQVLRLRDGEPDRRLRTAEDIAQVEEQGRECGNGLVMDHGDGWETQYCHLKQNSIVVEPGQQLAQGETLGLVGLSGKTTFPHVHITVRYQGEVIDPFVGVTEETGCNLERRPLWEDPLGYEPTGVLSAGFAAEDLSLDRFWQGYFNDVSLSEDIPLIYFWIHGYGILEGDVEHFRLLDPEGTVITDYETTADQSNLNWYNAVGKRNSAQRPILPGTWRGEYELRRGDEVIVSLEREIEVQEVR; encoded by the coding sequence ATGCTTCCCCGACGATTCCTCCTCTTCACCCTCTCCCTTCTCACCAGCATTCTGGTCATCACCGCCTGTCAAACCACTAGCCCCCCTCAGGCCAGTCGTCAACCGGACCTAGCCCCCCATGAAGTCGTCCGTCCCCCCGATGCTGACTGGGTGCAATTCATCCCCCCCATTGATTGCACCCTAGGGGAAGACTGTTTCACCCTCCTCTACGTTGACCGAGACCCCAGCGACAACGCCCAAGACTTCGCCTGCGGCCGCCAAACCTATGATGGCCACAACGGAACAGATTTTGCCATTCCGGACAAAGTGGCCATGCGGGAAGGAGTTGCAGTCATCGCCTCTGCCGATGGACAGGTGTTACGATTGCGCGATGGCGAACCCGACCGCCGCCTGAGAACCGCTGAGGATATCGCCCAAGTTGAGGAACAAGGACGCGAATGTGGCAATGGTTTAGTCATGGACCATGGCGATGGCTGGGAAACCCAATATTGTCATCTCAAGCAAAATAGCATTGTTGTCGAACCTGGCCAGCAGTTGGCCCAGGGTGAGACCTTGGGATTGGTGGGCCTCTCCGGTAAAACCACCTTTCCCCATGTCCATATCACGGTTCGCTATCAGGGAGAAGTCATCGACCCCTTTGTTGGCGTAACCGAGGAAACAGGGTGCAACTTAGAACGTCGTCCCCTTTGGGAAGACCCCCTCGGTTACGAACCCACAGGGGTTTTAAGTGCCGGCTTTGCAGCGGAAGACTTATCTCTTGACCGCTTCTGGCAGGGGTATTTTAATGACGTGAGTTTGTCTGAGGATATTCCCCTAATTTATTTCTGGATTCATGGCTATGGCATCTTGGAGGGAGATGTGGAACATTTCCGACTCCTTGACCCCGAAGGAACCGTGATTACGGACTATGAAACGACCGCCGACCAATCGAATCTCAATTGGTATAACGCGGTCGGGAAACGCAACAGCGCCCAACGTCCGATTTTGCCGGGAACCTGGCGTGGGGAGTATGAACTACGTCGGGGTGACGAGGTCATCGTGTCTCTAGAACGGGAGATTGAAGTGCAGGAAGTGCGTTAG
- a CDS encoding SUMF1/EgtB/PvdO family nonheme iron enzyme, which produces MATFPKKFYESLKDLTINNTYHLSEILGMGGFACVFAAEERARDHLLREVAVKLIDDEGGDPENHDLPNDLNQSTQLNLDPLTHTQTTKVSESIRENKPRKSPKYNPLNELKEATHFNHDHLIRAYTAGSCQLDEIDFLYIVMEKGECSLEHKIQKQCLSPAETITLIRHVATGLAYLHNQGKVHRDIKPANVLWINSSWKLSDFGLVRSLDAQSYVKTSESYGTYTYMPPEAFNGQISPGWDIWSLGIMTVIALTGKLPYQVEYDNLSITNPLIKQVIEGNLQIPPLPRELDILVRGCLRCDRRQRWTAQQILDYLDSDNPIDPNEVTFEPFGFETINLEVVSSFWKSKEIIAQRQSGKSRQWVQPLLNGVTLEMVEIPEGSFLMGAPEEEEQAENDEYPQHLVTIPRLLMGKHLITQAQWLIVAELPQIYRSLELEPSWFRGDTFPVEQISWYDSIEFCARLSQATGRNYRLPSEAEWEYACRAGTTTPFSCGDTLSTDLANYDGTSTYGLGQPGAYRQTTTPVGSFPPNPFGLYDMHGNLREWCLDNWRENYLKVPRNGDPCLSQRNPPQSSRNWQDCLSKMLEETHDKLLRGGSWDSLAKECRCAYRHWFAPQNRSSSIGFRICCSPIAQSEG; this is translated from the coding sequence ATGGCAACATTCCCTAAAAAATTTTACGAAAGTTTAAAAGACTTAACCATTAATAACACCTACCATCTCAGCGAAATTTTGGGGATGGGGGGGTTTGCTTGCGTGTTCGCAGCGGAGGAGCGTGCGCGAGACCACCTGTTACGGGAAGTCGCGGTAAAACTGATTGATGATGAGGGCGGGGACCCAGAGAATCATGACCTTCCCAACGACTTAAATCAATCCACCCAACTTAACCTAGACCCTCTGACTCATACCCAGACAACGAAAGTCTCGGAGTCAATTCGCGAGAATAAACCCCGTAAATCTCCAAAGTATAACCCGCTTAATGAGTTAAAAGAAGCCACCCACTTCAACCATGACCATCTCATTCGCGCCTATACGGCTGGCTCCTGTCAGTTAGACGAGATCGACTTTTTGTATATTGTTATGGAGAAGGGCGAATGTTCCTTAGAGCATAAAATACAAAAACAGTGCCTATCTCCGGCTGAGACGATAACTCTGATTCGTCACGTCGCCACCGGGTTAGCCTATTTACATAACCAGGGAAAAGTACATCGGGACATAAAACCCGCGAACGTCCTCTGGATCAACTCCTCCTGGAAACTCTCAGATTTTGGCTTAGTTCGTAGTTTAGATGCTCAGAGTTACGTCAAAACGAGTGAGTCTTATGGGACCTACACCTATATGCCCCCAGAAGCCTTTAATGGTCAAATCTCCCCAGGTTGGGATATCTGGTCTTTGGGCATTATGACCGTGATAGCTCTAACGGGCAAACTCCCCTATCAAGTTGAATATGACAATCTCTCGATCACCAATCCCCTGATTAAGCAGGTGATAGAGGGCAACCTGCAAATTCCCCCATTACCGAGAGAACTCGATATCCTAGTGCGAGGTTGTCTGCGGTGCGATCGCCGTCAACGCTGGACAGCACAACAGATTCTCGACTATCTCGACAGTGATAACCCGATTGACCCCAACGAAGTAACCTTCGAACCCTTTGGGTTTGAAACCATAAACCTAGAGGTGGTCAGTTCCTTCTGGAAATCGAAAGAAATCATTGCGCAACGCCAGTCCGGGAAAAGTCGTCAATGGGTGCAACCCCTTCTCAACGGTGTCACCCTAGAGATGGTGGAAATTCCCGAAGGCAGCTTCCTCATGGGGGCCCCCGAAGAGGAAGAACAGGCAGAAAATGATGAATATCCTCAGCATCTCGTCACCATCCCCCGTTTGTTAATGGGGAAACACCTCATCACCCAGGCCCAGTGGCTCATTGTGGCAGAATTACCCCAAATCTATCGCAGCCTGGAACTTGAGCCGTCATGGTTCAGGGGAGATACATTCCCAGTCGAGCAAATCTCCTGGTATGACAGCATCGAGTTTTGCGCCCGTCTGAGTCAAGCCACCGGACGGAACTATCGTCTCCCCAGTGAAGCCGAATGGGAATATGCCTGTCGTGCCGGAACCACAACCCCTTTTTCCTGCGGAGACACCCTCTCCACCGACTTAGCCAACTATGACGGCACCTCCACCTATGGCTTAGGCCAACCTGGAGCCTATCGCCAAACAACCACTCCCGTCGGCAGCTTTCCCCCTAACCCGTTTGGCCTCTACGATATGCACGGCAACCTCCGTGAATGGTGTTTAGATAATTGGCGTGAGAATTATCTAAAGGTTCCTAGAAATGGAGATCCCTGTCTATCTCAGAGGAATCCCCCTCAATCCTCCCGAAACTGGCAAGATTGTTTGTCCAAGATGCTTGAAGAGACCCATGACAAGCTCCTGCGTGGCGGTTCATGGGATAGCCTTGCCAAGGAATGTCGTTGTGCCTATCGACATTGGTTTGCCCCCCAAAATCGCAGCAGCAGCATCGGTTTCCGGATTTGTTGTTCCCCCATTGCCCAGTCTGAGGGCTAG